The genomic stretch GCGGCCCGGAGTTTTTTGCGCGGTCAGAGCTTTTCGGGCGTGGACTGGAGGAGCTTCCCGAAACCGCTGCCACGTCTGGTGCTTTTTTGCTTTGAGGCAACTCCGGACGGAAAACCGCTTCACACTTTTCCTGGAATTGCTTAGTGCCCGCCGCCTCCACCACCACCGGGCGCGGCCGGCTTGTTGATCAGCATGGTGAACAGGCCGAGCGTCGCGAACAGCACCGTCAGCATGTAGAATACGTCCATGAAAGACAGCAGCGCCGCCTGCTGCTGGACCATGCCCGACAGCTTGGAGATCGCCGCACTGGTGGCATCGAGACCCGTGACCTGCTCGAAATTGAGCGTCATGTTCTGCAGCTTGGTCTGCGCGGCGGCACTGCCCCACTGCACATGCTCGGCGAGCCTGGCGTAGTGGAAGGCGTTGCGGTCGATCAGCACGGTGTTGATGAGGGCAAGGCCGACCGCGCCGCCGAGGTTGCGGGTGAGGTTGAACAGGCCGGACGCATTCTTCAGCCTGTCGGGCGGCAAGGTGCCGAGCGCGATGTTGTTGATCGGCACCATGCACAGCATCATCGAACAGCCGCGCAGGATCTGCGGGATGAGCAGTTCGTAGAAATCCCAGTCCGCGGTCAGATGCGTCATCCACCAGGTGCCGGTGGCGAAGCCGAAGAAGCCGATCATCATCATCAGCCGCAAATCCATCTTGCTCGACAGGATGCCGGAGATCGGCGCGGTGACGAACATCGCCAGGCCGCTGACGAACAGCGCCTCGCCGATCATCATCGAATCGTAGCCACGGATGCGGCCGAGGAAGACCGGGTAGAGATAGGTCAGACCGTAGAGGCCGATGCCGATGACGAAGGAAAACAGCGAGCCGAAGGCGAAGTTGACGTTGCTGAAGGCCCTGAGATCGACGATCGGCTCCTCGGCGGTGAAGACGCGCCAGAAGAAGATCACCGCGCCGATGCTCATGACGATGGCGCAGATGAACACGCCCTGGTCCTGCAGCCAGTCATTGTTCGGACCTTCCTCCAGCACATATTCCATGCAGCCGAGGAAGGCCGCCATGCCGGCGAGGCCCCACCAGTCGAACTTGTTGAACAGCTTGAGGTTGGGCTTGTCGAAATCGATCAGCGACCAGGCGGCGGTCGCCACCAGTATGCCCGGCACGACATTGACCAGGAACAGCCAGTGCCATGAAAAGGCGTGGCTGATATAGCCGCCGACGGTCGGGCCGATGGTCGGCGCCAGCGTCGCCACCAGGCCGATCATCGGCGAGACGATGGCGCGCTTGGAGGGCGGGAAGATGGTGAAGGCCGCGGCAAAGACGCTGGGGATCATGCCGCCGCCGATGAAGCCCTGCACGGCGCGGTAGACGATCATCTGGTCGATGTTGGTGGCGGTCGCGGCAAGGGCGCTGGCCGCGGTGAAGCCGGCGGCGGCGATGGTGAATAGGACGCGCGTCGACAGCATGCGGCTGAGGAAGCCCGACAGCGGGATCATGACCACCTCGGCGATCAGATAGGCCGTCTGCACCCACGGAATTTCATCGGAGCTGGCGCTGAGGCCCGCCTGGATCTCGGCGAGCGAGGCCGACACGATCTGGATGTCCAGGATCGCCATGAACATGCCGAACACCATCGCCAGGAAAGCGATGACGCGGCGTGTGGAAATGGTGTCAGGGACCGCCGGTCTTGCTGGCGGCGATCCTGCGGTGATGGTTGCGGTTGCCATTTCACGGGCCTCCTTGAGGCCGGCCGGGCGGCCCGGCGCTTCATCAGCCGCCGAGCCACCCTCCGAAAGCGCTTAGTTGGTGGTGGCGGCAGGCGCGGTGCGGCTGTCGACGTTGACGACAACGCTCAGGCCAGCACGCAGCTTGCCGGTCTTCAGGGCATCGGCCGGGACGTCGATGCGGACCGGAACGCGCTGCACAACCTTGGTGAAGTTGCCGGTGGCATTTTCAGGCGGCAACAGCGAGAAGACCGCGCCTGACGCCGGAGCGAGCGACGAGACGGTGCCCTGGATGGGGTGGCCGTCGATGGCGTCGACCGAGATGTTGACCTTCTCGCCGGGAACCAGCCGGGCAAGCTGCGTCTCCTTGAAGTTGGCGACGATGTAGAGCTTGTCCAACGGCACGACCACGGCGAGCTTCTGGCCGGGGCTGACAAGGTCGCCCTGTTCGACCGAGCGGTTGCCGACGACGCCGTCATAAGGCGCCTTGAGCACTGTAAAGGAAAGGTCGCGTGCGGCCTTGTCGCGGCCGAGCTGCAGCGAAGCAAGCGTGCTCGCCGACTCGGCGCGCTGCGCCTCGAACACGCCGATATTGGCCTGTGCGGCGGCGATCTGCGCATCGGCGCCAACCAGCGCTGCATTGGCCTGGTCGAGCGCGGTCTGCGCGTCGTCCAGTTGCGCCTGCGTGCCGACATGCGTCTTGACCAGCTGCGCGGCACGCTGCTGGGCACGGGCGGCATTGTCGGCAGCCGCCTGGTCGGCGACCTTCTGCGCCTGGGCCTGCTGCAGGGAAGCCTGCGCGGCCTTGGTCTGCGCATCGATGCGGTCGAGCGTCTTGGACAATGTGGCGATCTGCGCCTCGGCCTGGGCAACGGCGATCTTGTAGTCGCCATCGTCGATCGTCAGCAGCGGATCGCCGGCCTTGACGTGCTGGTTCTCGCTGACCTTGACCTGGTCGACATAGCCGGAGATCTTCGGCGAAACGAACGCCATGTCGGCCTGGACATAGGCATCGTCCGTCGAGATCATGAAACGGCCCGTGGTCCAGTAGTCGTAGCCATACCAGGCGCCGCCGCTCAGAAGGGCAAGGCCGATGATCGGCAGCAGGAAGGAGCGCACCGAACGCTTCTTCTTGGCCGGAGCTTCAGCCGCCGGCGGCGGTGCGACGGGGTGGACGGGAATTTCGGGTGCTTCCGTCGCCGGAGCGACCTTGGCGTTGGGGAAGGGGCGGACTTCGGCAGTGGTGGGCGCGTTCGAGGACATGACATCTCTCTAAAGTAATAATACTGAACCGTTCGGTTCGATCTGGCCGTTGACATAGCGTGAAAAGAGGACCATATCAAGAGGCAATCGAACCGGTTGGTTCGAATTATTTTCGAGGTGTGACTTTAATGGCCGAGACAACGCCTGACGTCGAAACCGACAACTGCAACGACTTGCTGGAAAGCCTGCGCCGCGGGCGGCCGGCGGCAGGACAGGATCCGGTCAAGCGCAGCCAGATCATCGAAGGCGCCCGCCGTGTCTTCATAGACAAGGGCTTCGAGGCCGCTTCGATGAACGACATCACGCGCGAAGCCGGCGTGTCGAAAGGCACAATCTATGTTTACTTCGCCAACAAGGAAGAGCTGTTCGAAGCGCTGATCGAGGAAGAGCGCGGCACCATCTTCAAGAACATGTACGACATGCTGGACCGCGCCGACGATCTGCGCCAGACGCTGGTGAAGTTCGGCAAGGTGCTGTCCATGAAGATCACCTCGGCCAGGGTGATCCAGGCGCAGCGCACGGTGATCGGCGCGTCCGACAGGATCCCCGATATGGGCGCGCGGTTTTACGAACGCGGCCCCAAACGTGGCCATGACAAGGTGGTGGAGTTCCTCAATGCCGCCATCGAACGCGGCATGCTCAAGATCGACGATGTCGATCTTGCCGCCTACCAGTTCACCGAACTGTGCCTGGCCGGCCTCTTCCGGCAGTGCATCTTCGCCTACCGCACCAAGGCTCCGAGCCAGGAAGAGATCGACCACATCGTCAGGTCGGGCGTCGACATCTTCCTGAAGGCTTACGGCACCGAAAGGCTGGCGGAGGAAGAACGCCACCAGATGATTGCGCTGGAGGCAAAGGCCTAGGGCGTTTCACCGTTTCGTGGAAACGGCGAACCGTTCTATCTCTTTGTCGTGACGCAATTCCCAACGGAAAACGCTACGCGCTTTTTCCTGGAATTGCTTTAGCCGCCATTGGCTGCAAGCACGATCGCGGCCTGCAACTCCTCCAGCCCCTCGCCCTTTTCCGACGACGTCGCCAGAACGAACGGAAACGCCGCCGGCCGCTTCTTGATCTTTTGCAGCGTCTCCTCGATCAGCCGCGGCACTCCGGCGACCTTGATCTTGTCGGTCTTGGTCAGCACGATCTGGTAGGACACCGCCGCCTTGTCGAGCAGCGACAGCACCTCCTCGTCCTTGGTCTTGATGCCGTGGCGGGCGTCGATCAGCACATAGACCCGCTTCAGCGTCACCCGGCCCTTGAGATAGTCGAAGACAAGTTTGGTCCACTCGTCGACCTTCTCCTTGGGCGCGGTGGCGTAGCCGTAGCCCGGCATGTCGACCAGCGCCATCGGCGGCAGGTCGGCGCCCTCGCCCGAAAATCCGCCCGGCACGAAATAGTTGAGTTCCTGCGTGCGCCCCGGCGTGTTGGAGGTGCGCGCCAGCCCCTTCTGGTTGACCAGCGCGTTGATCAGCGACGACTTGCCGACATTGGAGCGGCCGGCAAAGGCAATTTCCGGCGGCCCTTCCGGCGGCAGGAACTTCATGGCGGGCACGCCGCGGATGAAGATCCACCCGCGCGTGAACAGGTCGGTGGTGATCACAGTGCTGTTCAGAGCGTTCAAGCTGCTGCCTCCAGAAGAGAGATATTGGCGCCCCTGATGGCATCGAGGTTGCGGCCGATCTTGTCCACCGGCCAGTGCCACCATGCCAGTGCCAGCAGCCGCCTGATCGTCCTGTCGTCGAAACGCATCTTCACCACCTTGGCCGCGTTGCCGGCGACAGTGGCATAGGGCGGCACATCGTGCGTCACCACGGATTTGGCGGCGATGATGGCGCCATGGCCGATTTCCACGCCGGGCAGGATAACCGCTTCCATGCCGATCCAGACATCGCTGCCGACCACCGTGTCGCCGCGCACCTCCTTCGACCATGTCGCCGGGTCGAACCCCTTTTCCCAGCCATGGCCGAAAATGTTGAACGGATAGGTGGAAAACCCGGACATGGCGTGGTTGGCGCCGTTCATGATGAAGCGCGCGCCTTCGGCGATGGCGCAGAACTTGCCGATGATGAGCTTGTCGCCGATGAAGGGATAGTGGTGCAGCACGCATTTCTGCGCGAATTTGTCCGGGCCGTCCGGGTCGTCATAATAGGTGAAGTCGCCGATCTCGATGTTCGGCTCCGTCACCAGCGGTTTCAGGAAGCCGACGCGCGTGTGCATCGGGATCGGGTGCTTGATATCGGGGTTGGGTCCGTCCATGTCGGTTCGTCCAGGAAATTGGCAGACAAGCGCATCCCGCTACCGGAGGCGCCTGGTCAAAATAACGTGATCCGCCCTATAGCACCAATCGGCCGGGGAGCGAGTCTTGCGTGACGAACAGGCTCATTTGTTGCCGCGGCAGATCACGATCGGATTGGACAGCGCGCTGTCGAAACCGCTGCCCTGGTAGACGGTGACATTCGAGGCGCCGGGCGGCAACAGGAACGTGCCTTCGACGACTTTCTGATCGCCCGCCATCGTGTGGAGAGCCCAGCTAAACGTGCAGAATTGCGGCGGTGCCGCAGGTTCGACGTGGCTGCAGTTAAGCTGCGCGCCCCCCAGCATGGCCGCACCGCCGCAGCTCACCGCTTGCTTTGCCACCGCGATGCCTGGCCACCCGGCGAGAGCCGTCACGGCTGCGATCCTGATCCAGTTCATCGTCGAAATCCTTGCCGGAAAATTCGCGCCGCCGGGGCGCCTCTTCCGTGTCGTGGCCCATGCGATTTTTGGTCAGCGCGGCTTAGTCCGTCTTGCGCGCGCCGTCCAGCAGGATTATGTGCATGATGATAATAAGCATGCTCACGAAAACTTGTCCATCGATCCCGACCTGCTCCCATGTCCTCCTCGCCCCCTATCAGCTTCGTGCTGCACGACGTCGCGCGCCTGCTTCGAAAGCGGTTCGAGCAGCGTTCGCGAACATCGGGGCTGAGCCGAGCCCAATCGGCCTGGCTGCCTCACCTGAGCTCGCAGGCCCGCCCGCCGCTCGAGATCATGCCCGGCAATGGCCAGAGAACACGAGGCGAGGCCTTCGCCGGCCGTTCGCCTGAAACACGGCAGCATCCGCTGCAAACCTTGATCAAATCCAATCTGCTCGCGGCCTGCACACAGCCAGCCGTCGACCGGGAGAAAGTCCATGGCTGATTCAGCATCCCCCAAGAAACCCGCCGAAGACGCCCCTGCCACGGGTCGCGCTGGCGACCAGATCATCCGGCTGGACAGCGAGCGCGAACAGAGGCGCGCCAATGCCGCCATCGACACTGGCGAGTTGGAAGCCCCGGTCGCGCCGCAGCCCGCGGCACTCGAGGCGCCGGCCAAGGAGCCGCAGCCGGCCCCTATCGCCGTTGCTCCTCCCGCTCCTGCCCCGGTCAAGCCGAAGCGCAGCCTCAAACGGCCGGTGCTGTTTGCGCTGCTTCCCATCGCGCTGGCCGTCGGCGGCTACTACTACGTCACCGGCGGGCAGGTGATGACGACCGACAATGCCTACATCCAGGCGCAGTCGCTCGGCGTGTCCACCGACGTCTCCGGCACCGTGCAGGAGATCGACGTGCGCGAGAACCAGGCGGTGAAGAAGGGCGACGTGCTGTTCCGCCTGCGGCCGGCCTCCTTCGAAACCGCTCTCGCCGCCGCTCAGGCTCAGCTCGGGACCGTGCGCAACCAGGTGCTGACCCTGCAGGCGAGCTACCAGCAGTCGCTGGCGCAGATCGAACAGGCCGAGGCCGACATTCCCTATTACGAGGCCGCCTTCCAGCGGCAGCAGGACCTGCTCAAGACCTCCACCGCCTCCAAGGCATCTTTCGACAGCGCCCAGCACGACCTCGTCGCGGCGCGCCAGAAAGTGGACGTCGCCAAGGCGCAGGCGCAGGCCACGCTTGCCCAGCTGGGCGGCGACGCCGACCAGCCCGTGGAGAAGAACCCGTTCTACCTGCAGGCCCGGTCGGGCGTCGACGACGCGCAGCGTAACCTTGCCGATTCCGTGGTCAAGGCGCCGTTCGACGGCGTCGTCACCAATGTCGACGCGCTTCAGGTCGGCAAATATCTGCCGGCTTCGCAGCCGGCCTTCAGCCTGGTGTCGTCGACCGATCTGTGGATCGAGGCGGAACCGAAGGAAACCGAGCTGACCTATGTGCGGCCGGGACAGACGGCGACGATCAGCGTCGACACCTATCCGGGTGCCGTCTGGCACGGCACGGTTGCCTCGATCAGCCCGGCCTCGTCGTCGAGCTTCTCGCTGCTGCCGGCGCAGAACACCACCGGCAACTGGGTCAAGGTCGTGCAGCGCATCCCGATGCGCGTGACGGTCGACGATGCCAAGGGCATGCCGCCGCTGCGCGGCGGCATGAGCGTCGTGGTCGACGTCGAGACCGGCCATACGCGCGGCCTGCCGGACTTCATCACCAACCTCATCGACCGGTTCGGACAAAAATCATGACCAGCGCGGCCGCGGCAGGTGCCACACCGGTGGTCGCCAATCGCGGCGCCATCACGGCCTGCGTCATCCTGGCCGTCATCATGCAGGCGCTGGACACGACGATCGCCAATGTGGCGCTGCCCTACATACAGGGCAGCGTTTCGGCCAGCGCCGACCAGATCAACTGGGTGCTGACCTCCTACATCGTCGCGGCGGCGGTGATGACGCCGCCCTCGGGCTATCTTGCCAACCGTTTCGGCCGCAAGCGTATCCTGTTGACCTCGATCACCGGCTTCGTCGTCGCCTCGGTGCTGTGCGGCTTCGCGCAGTCGCTGCCGCAGATCGTCGGCTTCCGCCTGCTGCAAGGCCTGTTCGGCGCGGCGCTGGTGCCGCTGTCGCAGTCGATCCTGCTCGACATCTACAGCGTGGAAGAGCGCGGCTCGGCAATGGCGCTGTTCGGCGTTTCGGTGATGGTCGGGCCGGTGCTCGGTCCGGTCATCGGCGGCTGGCTCACCGAGAATGTCTCCTGGCGCTGGGTGTTCTACATCAACGTACCGATCGGAGCGCTGGCTTTCGCCGGCGTGTCGCTGTTCGTCCTGGAAACCAAGCTCGACATCAAGGCAAGGCTGGACTGGCTGGGCTTCGGCATGCTCAGCATCACCATCGCGGCGCTGCAGATGTTTCTCGACCGCGGCGAGCAGCTCAACTGGTTCTCGTCGTCCGAGATCATCGTCGAGGCGCTGATCTGCGCGTCGGCCTTCTACATCTTCCTCGTCCACATCTTCACAGCCAAGAACACCTTCGTGAATCCGCGGCTGTTCCTGGACCGGAATTTCGCCGTCGGCATGATCTTCATCTTCATCATCGGCATCACCTATCTCGCCTCGCTGGCGCTGATGACGCCCTATCTGCAGACGCTGATGGGTTATCCGGTGGTGACGGCCGGCATCGTCATGGGCCCGCGCGGCCTCGGCACGATGGCGTGCATGTTCCTGGTCGGCAGGCTGATCGGCAAGGTGGATACGCGATGGCTGCTGTTGATCGGCCTCGCGATCACCGCGTGGGCGATGTACGACATGACCGGCTGGACCCCCGACGTCTCGCAATGGACCATCATCAGCACCGGCTTCATCCAGGGCGCGGGGCTCGGCTTCCTGTTCGTGCCGCTGACCACCATCACCTTCGCCACGCTGGCGCCCGAGCGGCGCGCGGAGGGCACCGGTCTCTACAATCTGTCGCGCAACATCGGCTCCAGCGTCGGCATCTCGGTGGTCACCGCGCTCCTGACGCAGAATGTGCAGATCAACCATGCCAATATCGCCGCCTATGTGACGCCCCTCAACCAGGCGTTCGGCAACCCGGCGATCGCGCAGGCGATGAACCCCTACACCGCGGCCGGCCGCGCGGCACTTGATGGCGTGGTGACGCTGCAGGCGACTGTCATCAGCTACATGGACGATTTCAAGCTGATGATGATCCTGTCGCTGGCCGCCATCCCGCTGGTGCTTCTGCTGCGCAAGCCAGGCACGCCGGCCAAGGTCGACCACAGCGCCGTGATGGAATGAAGGCCGGAAGCGGTCGAGGTTGGACCGCTGAACCCCACCCGCCTTTACGATACGCAAAATGAAACCGGGGCCCTGTGAGGGACTTACAGGACCCCGGCCTCGCCGAAAACGACTTCCCCAAGAAATATGGCACCTCGTCATGAGGCGGGGATGGCAGACCGAGAAAGCCCCAACCGGCTGCCACTGCCCCCTTTCGCCGGAAGTCGTTACTTCGGCAACAGCACCTTGTTGACGACATGGATGACGCCGTTCGACTGGTTGACGTCGGCGATGGTCACCTTCGCCTCGCCGCCGGCCTCGTCCATGATGTAGAGCTTGCCCTTCTTGACCTCGGCGGTGAGCGTGTCGCCAGAGACGGTCTTCATCTCGTATTTGCCACCCATAGCCTTGGCCTTCTTCATCATCTCGGCGCCTGAAATCTTGCCGGCCACGACATGCGCGGTCAGCACCTTGGTGAGCTTGTCCTTGTTCTCGGGCTTGAGCAGCGTGTCGACAGTGCCGGCCGGCAGTGCCGCGAAGGCCTCGTTTGTCGGCGCGAAAACGGTGAACGGACCGGCGCCCTGCAGCGTGTCGACCAGGCCGGCGGCCTTGACGGCGGCGACCAGCGTCGTGTGATCCTTCGAATTGACGGCGTTCTCGACGATGTTCTTGGTGGTGTACATCGGCGCGCCGCCGACATTGGGGTTCTTGGCATAGGCAGGGGCGGCAATCGCCACGCCGGCGACGAGGGCGGAAATGGCGATGGTCCTGAATGACGGCAAGCGCATGTGGTCTTCCTCCGGGTGAGGGCTGATCGGAATTGATAGCCTTTGGAAACGCACAAACAGTCACGCCGCGGACGGCGCGCTAGTTTCGCCGATCACGGGAACGTGAACGACTATCCGCCCAAAGAAAAAACCCGGACGAACCGGGCTTTTTCGCGAAGAGAGAGTTCTATTCCGCCGGTGACGGTTTCTTTTTGAACAGGGCCACCAGATTGTCCCACAGCTCGATCTTGGCGCCCTGGCGCTTCATGATCACGCCCTGCTGCAGGATCGACAGCGTGTTGTTCCAGGCCCAGTAGATGACCAGGCCGGCCGGGAAGCCCGCCATCATGAAGGTGAAGATAACAGGCATCCAGGTGAAGATCGCGGCCTGCGTCGGATCCGGCGGCGTCGGGTTCATGCGCATCTGCAGGAACATGGTGACGCCCATGATCAGCGGCCATACGCCAATCATCAGCATGTGCGGCAGCGTGATCGGAACCAGGCCGAACAGGTTGAAGATCGAGGTCGGATCGGGCGCGGCCAGATCCTGGATCCAGCCGAAGAACGGCGCGTGGCGCATCTCGATGGTGATGTAGAGCACCTTGTAGAGCGAGAAGAAGACCGGGATCTGCAGCGCCACCGGCCAGCAGCCGGCGAGCGGATTGATCTTCTCGGTCTTGTACAGCTCCATCATCGCCTGCTGCTGCTTCATCTTGTCGTCCGCGTATTTCTCGCGGATCTCCAGCATCTTGGGCTGCACCTTCTTCATGTTCGCCATCGACGCGTAGGACTTGTTGGCGAGCGGGAAGAAGATGGCCTTGACGATGACGGTGGTGGCGAGGATCGCCAGACCGAAATTGCCGAAGAATTTGTAGAGCGTGTCGATCAGCCAGAACATCGGCTTGGTGATGAAATAGAAATACCCCCAGTCGATCACCAGGTTGAACTGGCGAATATGACGGTCCGCCTCGTAGGCGTTGATCTTGGCGACTTCCTTGGCGCCGGCGAAGATCTCTGTCTCGACCGTCGCGGACTGGCCGGCCTCGACATTGATCGCATCGGTGAGGAAGTCCGACTGGTAGCGGTGTCGGCCATCCTCGAAGAAGGCGTAGCGCGGCTGGAAAGGCTGCTTCTCGGTCGGCACGAGCGTGACGGCCCAGTATTTGTCGGTGATGCCGAGCCAGCCATCGGTCGACTTGCCCGGCGTGACCTGCTTCTCGGATTCGATCTTGGCGTATTTGTATTCGGCCAGGCCCTCGGTGCCGGTAACGCCGATCAGGCCCTCATGCAGCACATAGGTGCTGGCGACGGCCGGCTTGTCGTAGCGCGTGACGCGGCCGTAGTTGAACAGCGAAACCGCGCTGGAACCGGCATTCTGCACCGTGTCCGTGACCGTGAACATGTAGTTGGCGTCGACGGAGAAGACGCGCTTGAAGGTCAGGCCCTTGTCGTTGGTGTAGGTGAGCGTCACCGGCGTCGACGGGGTCAGCGTCGGATTGCCCTCGACATTCCACACCGTTTCGGCACCCGGCACCGTGCCGGTCTTGTCGTTGCCGACGAAGCCGATCTCGGCGAAATAGCCGGTGGGCAAGGACTGCGGGTTGAGCAGTTCGATCTCGGGCGAATTCTTGTCGACGGTCTCGGTGTAGTGCTTGAGTTTGAGGTCGTCGAGGCGCGCGCCGGTCAGGTTGATCGAACCTTCGAGGCTCGGCGTGTCGATCTTGACGCGCTTGGAAGCGGCAAGCGCCTGGTCGCGGCTGGCCGCGGTGACGGTGTCAGCGCCAGGCGCGTTGGGAATGGTGCCCGGTGCCGGAGCGGGTGTCCCAGCTCCCGGATTGGCGGCCTCTGCCGCCTTCTTCTGCTCTTCCACCCGCTGCTGCTCGATCTTGGCGGCCTCGCGCTGCTGCTCGACGCGCGGGTTCATGTAGAAAACCTGCCACAAAGTCAGGATCAGCACCGACAGCGCGATGGTGATGAAGAAGTTCCGGTTGTTTTCCATCGAGTGCCCTTGGCCTATCGTGTTCCGCGAAGTCGGCGGGAGAGTTCGGCCTTCAACTGGCCGAAGGGGGCGCGCAGCGCATCATCGCGCCCGACGATGACATAGTCATTGCCGGGCACCATGTCATCTGCGGCATGGACGCGGACGGCTTCTTTCAGCCGCCGCCTGACGCGGTTGCGCACAACAGCGTTGCCGACCTTCTTGGTGACGGTGTAGCCGACACGCGGCACCCCGCCATCGCCGCGGTCGAGGACCTCGACGAGGAAAAACCGTCCGCGTCGCTTTTCACCACGACGGACGGCCAGGAATTCCGCGCGTTTCAGAAGCCGCTTGGGATTTTGCCCCACTGGCTTGCCGGTTGCGGGCAACGATATCGTCTCGCTTAGGCGCTTAGCCGCTTGCGGCCGCGGTTGCGGCGAGCTGCGACGACGCCACGACCACCCTTGGTGGCCATGCGGGCACGGAAACCGTGCCGGCGTTTGCGGACGAGTTTGGACGGTTGGTAGGTACGCTTCATTTGTTTTAATACCGCGGGGTGCGGCCCTTCTTGATTCTGTCACTTTGTAACAGGAGCTTTGCCGGGCCGGCTTTGGCGCGATCGAAACCGCGCCGGGACGAATGGCCCGAGCGTGAGCGGGCTTATAGAAAGAAGGGTTTTGGAAGTCAATCCGGGGTCGTCGCGCCGCGGACGCAGGTTTTATGACGGTAATTTAATGTTCCGGCCAAAGGATGAAATTGGCAAAAATGCCGTAATCGCCTAATCTTGGCTGATCAAGTGATTGTGAAGACAGGGTCGCATGAGCGAAGCCAGCCAAGCGGGGGAAGGGATCGGACCGGCGCCAGCCGCCGTCCGCACGGTACCCTTGTCGCGCGGCCTGTCGACGAAATTGCTGCTGCTCACCATCGTTTTCGTGCTTCTGGCCGAAGTGCTCATCTTCCTGCCCTGGATCGCCAGCTACCGGCTGAGCTGGCTCAAGGAGCGGCTGAGCACGGCCGCGGCCGTGTCGATCGTGCTGGTGCAGGGCGAGCCGACCTCGCTGTCGCGCACGGCCCAGAACGACGTGCTGATGGCGATCGGCGCCAAGGCGATCGCGGTGCGCGATGGCGGCGTCTCCCGGCTTCTGGTGGTGGCGGACATGCCGCCGCAAGTCGACGAGCATATCGACCTTGCCAGCGTCGGTATGATCAAGGGCATGACCGGCGCGCTCGACACGCTGTTCTTCGGCGGCGACCGGATGCTGCGCGTTTTCGGACCGGTCGGCGACAGCGACAAGGAGTTCGAGCTGATCATGCCGGACTACTCGCTGCGCAAGGCCATGCTCATCTATTCGCGCAACGTTGCCTTCGTCTCGCTGCTGATCTCGCTGTTCACCGCCATGCTGGTCTATGCCGCGATCGACCTGATCATGATCGGGCCGATCCGCACCATGACGCGCTCGATGCTGTCCTTCTCCGAAGCGCCCGACGACCCTGGGCGCATCATCCATCCCGCCGCCCGGTCCGACGAGATCGGTGTTGCCGAACGCGAACTGTCGCAGATGCAGGAGCGGCTGCAAAAGATGCTTTCGGAGCAGAAACACCTTGCCGATCTCGGCCTGGCGGTCTCGAAGATCA from Mesorhizobium sp. 113-3-3 encodes the following:
- a CDS encoding DHA2 family efflux MFS transporter permease subunit, whose product is MTSAAAAGATPVVANRGAITACVILAVIMQALDTTIANVALPYIQGSVSASADQINWVLTSYIVAAAVMTPPSGYLANRFGRKRILLTSITGFVVASVLCGFAQSLPQIVGFRLLQGLFGAALVPLSQSILLDIYSVEERGSAMALFGVSVMVGPVLGPVIGGWLTENVSWRWVFYINVPIGALAFAGVSLFVLETKLDIKARLDWLGFGMLSITIAALQMFLDRGEQLNWFSSSEIIVEALICASAFYIFLVHIFTAKNTFVNPRLFLDRNFAVGMIFIFIIGITYLASLALMTPYLQTLMGYPVVTAGIVMGPRGLGTMACMFLVGRLIGKVDTRWLLLIGLAITAWAMYDMTGWTPDVSQWTIISTGFIQGAGLGFLFVPLTTITFATLAPERRAEGTGLYNLSRNIGSSVGISVVTALLTQNVQINHANIAAYVTPLNQAFGNPAIAQAMNPYTAAGRAALDGVVTLQATVISYMDDFKLMMILSLAAIPLVLLLRKPGTPAKVDHSAVME
- a CDS encoding fasciclin domain-containing protein, with translation MRLPSFRTIAISALVAGVAIAAPAYAKNPNVGGAPMYTTKNIVENAVNSKDHTTLVAAVKAAGLVDTLQGAGPFTVFAPTNEAFAALPAGTVDTLLKPENKDKLTKVLTAHVVAGKISGAEMMKKAKAMGGKYEMKTVSGDTLTAEVKKGKLYIMDEAGGEAKVTIADVNQSNGVIHVVNKVLLPK
- the yidC gene encoding membrane protein insertase YidC codes for the protein MENNRNFFITIALSVLILTLWQVFYMNPRVEQQREAAKIEQQRVEEQKKAAEAANPGAGTPAPAPGTIPNAPGADTVTAASRDQALAASKRVKIDTPSLEGSINLTGARLDDLKLKHYTETVDKNSPEIELLNPQSLPTGYFAEIGFVGNDKTGTVPGAETVWNVEGNPTLTPSTPVTLTYTNDKGLTFKRVFSVDANYMFTVTDTVQNAGSSAVSLFNYGRVTRYDKPAVASTYVLHEGLIGVTGTEGLAEYKYAKIESEKQVTPGKSTDGWLGITDKYWAVTLVPTEKQPFQPRYAFFEDGRHRYQSDFLTDAINVEAGQSATVETEIFAGAKEVAKINAYEADRHIRQFNLVIDWGYFYFITKPMFWLIDTLYKFFGNFGLAILATTVIVKAIFFPLANKSYASMANMKKVQPKMLEIREKYADDKMKQQQAMMELYKTEKINPLAGCWPVALQIPVFFSLYKVLYITIEMRHAPFFGWIQDLAAPDPTSIFNLFGLVPITLPHMLMIGVWPLIMGVTMFLQMRMNPTPPDPTQAAIFTWMPVIFTFMMAGFPAGLVIYWAWNNTLSILQQGVIMKRQGAKIELWDNLVALFKKKPSPAE
- the rnpA gene encoding ribonuclease P protein component, translating into MPATGKPVGQNPKRLLKRAEFLAVRRGEKRRGRFFLVEVLDRGDGGVPRVGYTVTKKVGNAVVRNRVRRRLKEAVRVHAADDMVPGNDYVIVGRDDALRAPFGQLKAELSRRLRGTR
- the rpmH gene encoding 50S ribosomal protein L34, whose translation is MKRTYQPSKLVRKRRHGFRARMATKGGRGVVAARRNRGRKRLSA
- a CDS encoding ATP-binding protein, producing MSEASQAGEGIGPAPAAVRTVPLSRGLSTKLLLLTIVFVLLAEVLIFLPWIASYRLSWLKERLSTAAAVSIVLVQGEPTSLSRTAQNDVLMAIGAKAIAVRDGGVSRLLVVADMPPQVDEHIDLASVGMIKGMTGALDTLFFGGDRMLRVFGPVGDSDKEFELIMPDYSLRKAMLIYSRNVAFVSLLISLFTAMLVYAAIDLIMIGPIRTMTRSMLSFSEAPDDPGRIIHPAARSDEIGVAERELSQMQERLQKMLSEQKHLADLGLAVSKINHDMRNILASAQLMSDRLRQVRDPTVQAFAPKLLRALDRAVSYSEGVLHYGRTQEPPPSRRRVRLRQLVEDVHGLLDIEEGIEFINAVETAFEVDADSDQLFRVLTNLCRNSVQAMAADTESAVVRRLAVSAERMGSVSRIAVTDTGPGLPPKARENLFAAFRGSARSGGTGLGLAIAHELIRAHGGSVELVESIGGRTTFAVTIPDQPVRLDQARGSLRRPA